GCTCGGTGTGTGGCAAAACACTCTCTCGAAAATGTtctttaaaaagacacacagagacacacacaccttttgcctgctcagtttgtggtaaaggaTTCATTGataagtcacatttgaaagaacacacaagaatacacactgaagAGAAACCGTATCCTTGcacagtgtgtggtaaaagattctctcatgaatgtagtttaaaaaaacacaccagaGTACACGCTGGAGAGAAGCCTTTTTCTTGCACGATGTGTGGTAAAGGATTCTATGACAAATGTAGTTTAAAGATACACACAAGAgtacacaccggagagaaacctttttcctgctcagtttgtgctagAGCATTCAGTAACAAGTCAAATTTGAGAGTACACATAGAAGTACACACTGGACAGAAACCTTTttcttgctcagtttgtgctaaagGATTCAGTAACAGGTCAAATTTGagagcacacacaaaaatacacactggagagaaaccttttacttgctcaCTGTGTGGTAAAGGATTCTCTCGAAAAGGTagtttaaaaatacacacaagtgtacacaccggagagaaacctttccTTTGCACGGCGTGTGGTAAAGGATTCTTTGACAAATGTGCTTTAAAAAGACATGCAGTAGTACACGCTGCGAAAAAACCTTTCCCTTGtacggtgtgtggtaaaagattctatCACAAAGGCAGTTTAAAAACCCATGCAAgtgtacacactggagagaaacccttttcctgcacaGTTTGTGGTAAAGGTTTCCTCAGGAAGGTATCTTTGATcagacacacaagaacacacactagtaaagaaataaaagtaaagcaAGACAGTATTGGTCGTAAAGTTGTATAAAATAACAACTTCTGACATTCCTAActgacatgatgatgatgatgaaatggTAGCAATGTCGTTTTCTTATGTCCCTTGCGTTTTTTTCCTCACGCTGAAGAATCCTTGAAGATTGACTCTGCTGTTTCTTGCTAACATGTAATTGGCCGTCCCTAATATCCTGGGATATTCCTGGCTGAATTTGACTCTCCCCCCATTTTGGTGTTGGGTGGTGGTTCAACCATTTGaaatgatttcatttcattttaatatatacCAATTTgtgttaatccatccatttctatgcctCTGACCATAACAGCGGTCATTCTTGCCATTATATGTTGTCCTGTTAATGTTGAAATTGTAAGAAATAATGTTCCAATCATCAGTATTGGGACCATATATGTTTGTCAAATGTATATGTTCTGATATCATGGAATGTTCCATGTCTTCCAAGCTTGTCTTTAAGTCAGTTTCTTGGAGAAAAAATAGCTCTGAgcatgtcttttattttgtttatttcttgttCGTATACCTCTGCCGTTGTATGAAATTCAATAAAACTTGTCGATATATGGTCAAAGTAATTTGTGTTCAAATCTAAAGTCTTAATCCATGTCGCAGTTTGCAGTTGAATTCTTGTGGCTTAAGTCAgggtacagtcaaacttgttgCCCCTGAAACTTGTTCTTCACCTTTTTCACCTCGGAGCCCAAGCTTCCAAGTGCAGAGGGGGCTGGAGTCCATTCAGATATTAACAATGAATTGGTAATCTCACTCATGAATTGATTTGTATTCAGTAACTTATGTTAAATTTACTTAGGGTATAAGTCTAAGCATTGTCCAATGACATCAAACTATGTGCTCATCACAAAGATATTTATCACTGGAACACAGACCAGCACATAATTACAACAACATGCCAAACAGGCTGTCAATTCATGTCATCAAGCCTCCAagacaggggtcggcaacctacGGCTCGTGAGCCATacatggctcttttgatgtctgCCTCTGGGCTCTCACACGTTTCTTaacactataaaaaaaatatattttttgtttccaCTGACAATTTAAAGTAAAGCATTACGGAAATcgcagtgttaaaaaaaaaacattgaaaatataaaacaaagtgtatttttatCCATCTGTACATCTACCtcatccgtaatcgtgatgaaggaaaatcctcactgGGTAACTACTTGTGTATTCACTcctcacgctctgtgattggccagtcacacacagcgggAAAAACTACAgcgaacaaggctgacagacgatttccctgtttgccatcactggatgtttgcatggatCACCATATCACcatattatgaatttaaaaaaatatatattttctttaatatttctaaaaaaaaaaatttcttcataatagtacaagtttattgtcgtaaaattgtgacttttttctcgttagaatgcgactttttcttttttctcttaagaaTTTGGCTTTTCTCCTAGGAACAACACAGCAtgtacatccacacacacagcagtcttttcaggcgagaggcggggtccaccctggtcgccagccaatcacgggGCACATATACTGGAGACAATTCACATACCTTCGTGACGGTAGTGCTCCAATGCTTTGGAACGTGTGGTAAGTTatccaggaagtgacgtcactgACAACGCCGCAAAGCATCGTTTCGGCCAAGGGCTTCTTGTAATGTTCAACATTTGGTTAAGCTTTACTTATAAAGATGTTCCGATGTCTCCCTCTGTTGCATGGCTTGTTGTGAGGTCTCGGGAGATTAGAAAGCTACCGTCGCtacaatatcaataaaataatttaaattgaaACTAAAATTAATACACGTTTTATGCGCGTACTGTTTGAACAATTCGGAATCAAAATAGCCCCATCATGTAtcttcaaaaaacaaaatgtgatgaCTTACCGAAATGATGCGTCACGAAGCAACACTGCGCATGCGCACGTAGGCCGCCATCTTGGAAATACGTTCCATTTCTGGGTAGCCTTCCGAGAAGAATacaattaataattatttaaagTATTTAACGTGAGCGACACAGAAGTGAAGCGACAGAACAAGATTATTTGTAGTGTGAGAAAGAACGAGAGCAGagcacgaggaggaactttatcgaacaaaagaggagaacgagcgacaacatTAACTACTGGACGCTTTATTCAGAAGCATCAAGTTATGTTACCCTGAGCAGGTTAGTTCAACTCTTACTTTCACATACTTATAAGCCTTTTATTTGTGCACCAACACTacttataaaaatgttttctccGTGAATGTCCGTTTTCGGTATGTGCGCTACATGGCCATCGTGCCGATATCAAGGGATCGTACCACTGTCGAATCGATACTAGCGTAATGAGATAACTATTTTTCACTTCTCTTGTGTGATTATATTCAcacgtgtgtttatgttgttgtattgttGCTTTGTTGGTATTGTTATTTATACATCGTCAAATTGTCCACATGGCggctatattttttttatcgaTAATGTAGTGGCGGCTAGGCAAAATGGCGACTCAAGGTGCTCAAAAGCCTTTAAACTCCGCAATACTCACCACCGACGGGGGTTGACTTTTTGCCCTCCCGTGGGCGGTTTTCACGCTTTTCAAATGTTTCTACTCTTAGATGCAGATCGaaattagatagatagatagatagatagatagataggtactttatttatctccaagagaaattgacATATTTCAATATTCCATATTCCAATTCCATATTATTCAATTCGATACTTTTTCCTGACATTTGACCGTCAACTTTAGTACTACATGAAGACGTGAAATGAATCTCCAAGGTTTTTTCATACCTTGATAGGAAAATAAAGATGTCAAGGGAATATATGATCGTTACAATATAATAAATCTCATTAACACTTCCAGAAAATCAAACCGCCCACCATTGTACTACAAAGCAGGATTTGCAGGTGTTGCgcttgctgatattcttttgccgTGATTGCATATTAAAGGTAACAGAGCTCTGGTCTACCTGGATATCCAAACTCAGGTATCGGATCAGAAGTGGAAAATGTGGATCAGTGCATGCGGATGGGTAAAATGGAGCGTTGTGGTTTGTGTCTTAATACACGTGTGACATTATCTCATGCTATTataccttatttaacaacagctgggatagcctccagcttACCCGCGACACTaaagaggacaagcggtatagaacatGGATAGATGGAAGCTATTGACTTACAGGCGCGTcttataacataaaaaaacattcatgttgggggttttttgcaCCATGAATGATACATACATGtttcatgttcattttgttagtttttccGTGCAGAATAACATTGCAAGGCATATTGCCTGTGTTAGACGTGTACTGGAGTATTGACATGTTTACCCTGTTTTAAATTTTGTGCCATTGGAAAAAGAACAGGTcgaatgaggaggaggaagtgacgtcacgACGGGAACACATCCTCTCTGGATTACACACGGAATgctgtgtttttacatttttgtggcaCATTTTTTGATGACTTTctgttacatgtttttttgacaTCATGCCCGATCGCTGTGTGGCAGGCTATTGCTCGAACACTCGAGCAAACGGAGTAAGCCtcttcacatttccaaaagacccCATTCGCCGCAATCAGTGGACCAAGCAAGTGCTCCAAACACGAGTAAAATGGACACCGTCAGATTCTTCGGTATTGTGTTCGGCGCATTTTGAGGACGGTTGTTTTGACAACGTGCCCCGGATAAAGGAAAGTTTGGGACTGCCTGTGTATTTCCAAAAGGTGCTTCTACCATCAGCCGTCCCGACTATCTTTCCTCGACCCAAACCGGCATCTGCGAGTGTAAACACAAGGCCTAACGCAGATGACAGGACACACaggaaaagtcaaaaacccagaagAAGCTCGACcctggaaaagcgtgccaaggcgGCAGTAAGTAcatccacattttttctacAAATCTTAGAAGAATAATATCTGTTTTTAGGCCAAATTTCAAGGCTAGCTAAAGAGAGACCTTCATCATAAACAGTCATCAGTTATTTTCCCCAATTACTGCTCACTCGTCTTGCATCTTGCAGTCTCTGCATGgatctgtcagtgtcaatcactgccagtcaaacaacatacctTGTGTGGCCCATTTTTTAATATGTGTTATATCAGACGCTTAAGCGGGGGCGGTTCTGGCTTCCGAAGGGACTTATTCTTGTGTTGAAAAGTGTTGAAAACTAATGTATACGTGTATGCAGTAaccatgtattattatttagtaaCTGCTCATGACCACACTATCAGTGAATGTTGTTCATCTGTTTACTCAAAACAGCTCAAAGCTGCATATACAGATGCTGGAACCCCGGTTGCAGTAAAAATCGGGCCTCCATCAAAGATTGTTGTGACACAAAATCAGCGAGGAGGTCCCTGCAaaggtacttttttttgtttaccttcaAAAATCATTTGTAATGTTTGAATTACAAGGCAATGATTgctatttcatggttgactatgacctattattagtcaaaaaatactgaaagacaagatATATGTATgctctggccactaggtgtcagtaatgttacattggtgagacatgacattacattactgtgataagtgaatttctgcaaagtaggattccttatttataaatgaagttTTTTCGTAGTtgaagcatagaaaatctgcatacgaccttctaaattcagtttttaacattactagagccccctgggcatgaaataataccccttgAGTCAACTTTACATTCGTGTTAtgcaatatagcagacataataacagaaaataagccgttTCAAGTAGAGCTGTCAAAGGAAGTTTCCTtgaacggcactattttttagACACGCGGTTAACgtgtgcacgtcctgtttgaccatCGGCCGACggcgtagtttgaggaaagcaTCAGTCACCTTGGAGCTACAAGTGGGAGCAAATATTGACTataaatggagaaagaaaggtGTATTTTGATTGGCAAATTTATCGCCAAAGACCTGTTAGATAGTCTCTCGCAAcgagaccaaagttatttgtttcTAGTGTcactgtgattggaattgtcacggactaTGTCGTCATCGACTTGACAGAGAGAAGCGGGAAGGTACTGAAACAAtgattgtgtttcttttttgccatttatatagtggtaccttggcaactgattttttttttttttttttttttaagcaagcCGTCTCTGGGCTGATTTTTTACTTTGAACTGCGAGTTGAAATTTGGCTACGAGCCGCTAGTGGCCgccaggcatagccgaggacagctatgtgAGAGCTTCTGTCAATtctcaacctcagacaaaacaagccaccAACACGAACTGACCACGCTGTCacacgacttatttacaccttgtcaagtagcGTTTACCTCTAGTGCACGACAACAGCACACGTGACACGCTTTGTTCCCGCATGGGTACGCCttgtcaccaccaccaccacttcctgcatccgtgaagcagtcctgATATTATGCGGtcctgctgttgtttgttaaatttatttaaacgttcctgacattccaattacaatgttaagtaCTCTTGAGAAttaaaagtttattgctttttgaTCCGGTGCACTCGCTTTTATTTGGGATATGTTATCATTAA
Above is a genomic segment from Dunckerocampus dactyliophorus isolate RoL2022-P2 chromosome 1, RoL_Ddac_1.1, whole genome shotgun sequence containing:
- the LOC129193409 gene encoding gastrula zinc finger protein XlCGF52.1-like isoform X4 — translated: MEKEQPQPPHIKKEAEEPQPLHIKKEEEEPQPPHIKEEEEEPHRPRIKEEEKEPQPPHNKEEEPHHPHFKEEEQQPQPPHIKEEEEDHSISQEKLEIMEELPVVVPVRSEDDEDKGQKHFPCSVCGKTLSRKCSLKRHTETHTPFACSVCGKGFIDKSHLKEHTRIHTEEKPYPCTVCGKRFSHECSLKKHTRVHAGEKPFSCTMCGKGFYDKCSLKIHTRVHTGEKPFSCSVCARAFSNKSNLRVHIEVHTGQKPFSCSVCAKGFSNRSNLRAHTKIHTGEKPFTCSLCGKGFSRKGSLKIHTSVHTGEKPFLCTACGKGFFDKCALKRHAVVHAAKKPFPCTVCGKRFYHKGSLKTHASVHTGEKPFSCTVCGKGFLRKVSLIRHTRTHTSKEIKVKQDSIGRKVV
- the LOC129193409 gene encoding gastrula zinc finger protein XlCGF57.1-like isoform X1; the encoded protein is MEEASDENRTHGRHERHERQPRVSPHSRRKLPNDGEQNLTSEQQEWISRMEKEQPQPPHIKKEAEEPQPLHIKKEEEEPQPPHIKEEEEEPHRPRIKEEEKEPQPPHNKEEEPHHPHFKEEEQQPQPPHIKEEEEDHSISQEKLEIMEELPVVVPVRSEDDEDKGQKHFPCSVCGKTLSRKCSLKRHTETHTPFACSVCGKGFIDKSHLKEHTRIHTEEKPYPCTVCGKRFSHECSLKKHTRVHAGEKPFSCTMCGKGFYDKCSLKIHTRVHTGEKPFSCSVCARAFSNKSNLRVHIEVHTGQKPFSCSVCAKGFSNRSNLRAHTKIHTGEKPFTCSLCGKGFSRKGSLKIHTSVHTGEKPFLCTACGKGFFDKCALKRHAVVHAAKKPFPCTVCGKRFYHKGSLKTHASVHTGEKPFSCTVCGKGFLRKVSLIRHTRTHTSKEIKVKQDSIGRKVV
- the LOC129193409 gene encoding gastrula zinc finger protein XlCGF52.1-like isoform X3; translated protein: MHKDDGEQNLTSEQQEWISRMEKEQPQPPHIKKEAEEPQPLHIKKEEEEPQPPHIKEEEEEPHRPRIKEEEKEPQPPHNKEEEPHHPHFKEEEQQPQPPHIKEEEEDHSISQEKLEIMEELPVVVPVRSEDDEDKGQKHFPCSVCGKTLSRKCSLKRHTETHTPFACSVCGKGFIDKSHLKEHTRIHTEEKPYPCTVCGKRFSHECSLKKHTRVHAGEKPFSCTMCGKGFYDKCSLKIHTRVHTGEKPFSCSVCARAFSNKSNLRVHIEVHTGQKPFSCSVCAKGFSNRSNLRAHTKIHTGEKPFTCSLCGKGFSRKGSLKIHTSVHTGEKPFLCTACGKGFFDKCALKRHAVVHAAKKPFPCTVCGKRFYHKGSLKTHASVHTGEKPFSCTVCGKGFLRKVSLIRHTRTHTSKEIKVKQDSIGRKVV
- the LOC129193409 gene encoding gastrula zinc finger protein XlCGF52.1-like isoform X2; protein product: MLPRIDDGEQNLTSEQQEWISRMEKEQPQPPHIKKEAEEPQPLHIKKEEEEPQPPHIKEEEEEPHRPRIKEEEKEPQPPHNKEEEPHHPHFKEEEQQPQPPHIKEEEEDHSISQEKLEIMEELPVVVPVRSEDDEDKGQKHFPCSVCGKTLSRKCSLKRHTETHTPFACSVCGKGFIDKSHLKEHTRIHTEEKPYPCTVCGKRFSHECSLKKHTRVHAGEKPFSCTMCGKGFYDKCSLKIHTRVHTGEKPFSCSVCARAFSNKSNLRVHIEVHTGQKPFSCSVCAKGFSNRSNLRAHTKIHTGEKPFTCSLCGKGFSRKGSLKIHTSVHTGEKPFLCTACGKGFFDKCALKRHAVVHAAKKPFPCTVCGKRFYHKGSLKTHASVHTGEKPFSCTVCGKGFLRKVSLIRHTRTHTSKEIKVKQDSIGRKVV